One Deefgea tanakiae genomic region harbors:
- a CDS encoding Ig-like domain-containing protein, translated as MNAATQTLPSRQTLIRALIIGALSTSLVACGGGGPGGADLISGGSSGSGSGGTATPAPSAIPGTSATLSIDSIIAGAPSISANANTTIEVTVSDNGKLAAGEVISFTSKCAVAGKATIDAKAATNSQGKAIASFTDKGCATTDTVTATASNGKTKQVDVIIAAPAAASLQFSTTMPADGVIALKGYASGARPDSAQVSFKIVDAANNPIAGRQVTFSLDTSIGGVTLSGSPTVTTDATGMATATVLAGTMPTPIRVTATSGTLTSTSGKLSISSGFPHQDSLDFSATKYNINGWNYSGETAEITIRFGDHFKNPVPDGTTINFISDGGNIGNNTQGSCSSVANSCKITLTSQNPRPANGRVHVVAYAIGEESWYDRLNPAINPATGNPIGLNNVADQDSELLDDNGKSTDIGEAFIDKNEDGIFNNNDQLIDFNNNGTYQGPDNKLSTPSCAVGYPKCATTKTLHIFKQATFIFSSDDPKTPVITPALPASLTGTCGTVRDFTAYIPDVNGNILPAGTKISVASANGSGSILTGASQTIGSASPPLNAQILNQTLFQFQFKFGDAAIAPATCIASTGILAITVDSPAGGGQAAKKTTFNYNYNIN; from the coding sequence ATGAACGCAGCAACACAAACCCTTCCATCGCGCCAAACATTAATCCGCGCACTGATTATTGGTGCACTTAGCACAAGCCTAGTCGCTTGCGGCGGTGGTGGTCCTGGTGGCGCAGATTTAATTAGTGGGGGGAGTAGTGGTAGTGGTAGCGGCGGGACAGCAACCCCGGCACCATCTGCCATTCCGGGCACCTCTGCAACACTAAGTATTGACAGCATAATTGCAGGCGCACCAAGCATTAGCGCAAATGCCAATACTACAATCGAAGTTACAGTAAGTGACAACGGTAAGTTAGCAGCAGGTGAAGTCATTAGCTTTACCTCTAAATGCGCAGTGGCAGGTAAAGCAACAATTGACGCAAAAGCAGCCACCAACTCACAAGGCAAGGCTATTGCCTCATTCACTGACAAAGGCTGCGCAACAACTGACACAGTTACTGCTACAGCCTCAAATGGGAAAACAAAACAAGTTGACGTTATTATTGCAGCCCCTGCCGCTGCGTCATTACAATTCTCCACCACTATGCCCGCCGATGGGGTAATCGCATTAAAAGGCTATGCTTCTGGTGCAAGACCAGATAGCGCACAAGTAAGTTTTAAAATTGTTGATGCCGCAAACAATCCAATTGCAGGGCGTCAAGTTACATTCTCTCTCGATACATCTATAGGTGGTGTAACTCTTTCTGGCAGCCCAACTGTCACCACGGATGCAACAGGAATGGCTACCGCAACAGTTTTAGCAGGAACAATGCCAACACCAATTCGAGTAACCGCAACTTCAGGTACACTTACCAGCACATCTGGGAAATTATCAATCAGCTCTGGCTTCCCCCATCAAGACTCTCTCGATTTTTCCGCCACCAAATACAATATCAACGGCTGGAATTATAGTGGTGAAACTGCAGAGATCACGATTCGCTTCGGAGACCATTTTAAAAACCCAGTTCCTGATGGCACCACCATTAATTTCATTTCTGATGGCGGCAACATTGGTAACAACACACAAGGCAGCTGCTCTAGCGTTGCGAACTCATGCAAAATCACACTAACCTCACAAAACCCACGCCCTGCAAATGGGCGAGTTCATGTCGTAGCCTACGCTATTGGTGAAGAAAGCTGGTATGACAGGCTCAATCCCGCAATTAACCCAGCCACAGGAAATCCAATTGGCCTCAACAATGTCGCAGATCAAGACAGCGAACTTCTTGACGACAATGGCAAATCGACCGACATTGGCGAAGCATTTATAGATAAAAATGAAGATGGCATCTTCAATAATAACGATCAGTTAATTGACTTTAATAATAATGGGACCTATCAAGGGCCCGATAATAAGCTTTCAACCCCATCGTGCGCCGTAGGTTACCCCAAATGCGCAACAACAAAAACCTTGCACATTTTCAAACAAGCCACATTCATTTTCTCCAGCGACGATCCTAAAACGCCAGTAATAACGCCAGCATTGCCTGCATCACTCACGGGCACCTGCGGCACGGTACGTGATTTCACCGCTTACATCCCCGATGTAAACGGCAACATTCTGCCAGCTGGAACTAAAATCAGCGTTGCGAGCGCCAACGGATCAGGCTCAATCCTTACTGGAGCAAGCCAAACCATCGGTTCTGCATCCCCACCACTCAATGCGCAAATACTGAATCAAACACTATTCCAATTTCAATTCAAGTTTGGTGACGCTGCAATAGCACCAGCAACCTGCATAGCGAGCACCGGCATCTTGGCAATCACTGTGGACTCCCCAGCTGGGGGCGGCCAAGCAGCCAAGAAAACCACCTTTAATTACAACTACAACATTAATTGA
- a CDS encoding RNA pyrophosphohydrolase, with the protein MLDRDGYRPNVGIIIINQQNQVFWGKRVREHSWQFPQGGIKQGETPEQAMFRELAEEVGLLPHHVEIVGRTRDWMKYDVPTNWVRREWRGTYKGQKQIWFMLRLTGKDSDVCLRKTTHPEFDAWRWNEYWSPLDAVIEFKRGVYEAALGELARLIGQQAPLNH; encoded by the coding sequence ATGCTCGATCGTGATGGCTATCGGCCAAACGTCGGCATCATCATCATTAATCAACAGAACCAAGTTTTTTGGGGAAAGCGGGTGCGAGAGCATTCGTGGCAGTTTCCGCAGGGCGGTATCAAGCAAGGTGAAACCCCAGAGCAAGCGATGTTTCGGGAGTTAGCCGAAGAAGTTGGCTTATTACCGCATCATGTAGAAATTGTGGGCCGCACGCGAGACTGGATGAAATATGATGTGCCGACCAATTGGGTGCGTCGTGAATGGCGCGGTACTTATAAAGGGCAAAAACAAATTTGGTTTATGCTGCGGCTAACGGGGAAAGATTCCGATGTTTGCCTACGCAAAACCACACATCCGGAGTTTGATGCATGGCGCTGGAATGAATATTGGTCACCACTCGATGCGGTGATTGAATTCAAACGTGGTGTTTATGAAGCTGCTTTGGGTGAGTTGGCTCGATTAATTGGACAACAAGCACCATTAAATCATTAA
- a CDS encoding fused MFS/spermidine synthase, with translation MLFRSKRFSKRDDDDIMIDVSEEGGIRKLHFGNDDTQSAMKINAPNELLLAYSRCVFGSLLFLDPPQKMLLIGLGGGSIAKWVHEYLPNTHLTCVELFQQVVNVARSMFFLPQDDERLEVITGDGAAHVYQMADESVDMIMMDAYSATGIAAPLASTDFFTACKHKLTDNGVLAVNLWSIDRRFEQYCAQLSEVFEGRLICLPARQKGNVIAFAFMRGQNSPQWERLADKAKKLEAEYGLEFNEFVSDLARMNPHNDRRLFI, from the coding sequence ATGCTATTTCGTTCAAAACGGTTTTCTAAGCGCGACGATGACGACATTATGATTGATGTGTCGGAAGAGGGCGGAATTCGTAAGCTGCATTTTGGTAATGACGATACGCAAAGCGCGATGAAAATCAATGCGCCCAATGAATTGCTGCTGGCTTATTCGCGCTGCGTATTTGGCAGTTTGCTATTTTTAGATCCGCCGCAAAAAATGTTGCTGATTGGTTTGGGTGGCGGCTCGATTGCCAAATGGGTGCATGAATATTTGCCCAATACCCATCTGACTTGCGTTGAGTTATTTCAGCAGGTTGTGAATGTGGCGCGTTCGATGTTCTTCTTGCCGCAGGATGATGAACGCCTTGAGGTCATTACGGGTGACGGCGCAGCACATGTTTACCAGATGGCCGATGAGTCGGTCGATATGATCATGATGGACGCGTATTCGGCAACAGGTATTGCCGCGCCACTAGCGAGTACCGATTTTTTTACTGCGTGCAAACATAAGTTGACTGATAACGGCGTGTTGGCAGTGAATTTATGGAGTATTGATCGTCGCTTTGAGCAATATTGTGCGCAATTATCGGAAGTGTTTGAAGGGCGCTTGATTTGCTTGCCTGCACGGCAAAAAGGCAATGTGATTGCCTTTGCCTTTATGCGTGGACAAAACAGCCCGCAGTGGGAGCGTTTAGCGGACAAAGCTAAAAAATTGGAAGCTGAATATGGCTTGGAATTTAATGAGTTTGTTAGCGATTTAGCGCGCATGAATCCACATAATGATCGGCGTTTGTTTATCTAG
- the ttcA gene encoding tRNA 2-thiocytidine(32) synthetase TtcA: MNTIADLPQEKPQLTEAEQKQKYNYNKLVKRLRHNVGDAINDFNMIEDGDRVMVCLSGGKDSYTMLDILLSLQKSAPITFSIVAVNLDQKQPGFPEHVLPTYLAELGVEYRIIEEDTYSIVTRVIEEGKTTCGLCSRLRRGILYRVADELGATKIALGHHRDDILETLFLNMFYGGKLKGMPPKLVSDDGKHMVIRPLAYCREKDIEKYTAARGFPIIPCNLCGSQPNLQRQVIGDMLKDWDKRFPGRLETMFTAMCNVVPSHLADPKRYDFVNAKADGTPRADGDKAFDKETFSDPSRISILASKPAGVTGCGGDE; encoded by the coding sequence ATGAACACAATCGCTGATCTACCCCAAGAAAAACCGCAATTGACCGAGGCGGAGCAAAAGCAGAAGTACAATTACAATAAGCTCGTCAAACGTTTACGCCATAACGTGGGCGATGCGATTAATGATTTCAATATGATCGAAGATGGTGATCGGGTGATGGTTTGCTTGTCGGGCGGCAAAGACAGCTACACGATGCTGGATATTTTGCTGAGCTTGCAAAAATCGGCACCGATTACTTTCTCGATTGTTGCTGTCAATCTCGACCAAAAACAGCCTGGCTTTCCTGAGCATGTTTTGCCGACGTATTTGGCGGAATTAGGCGTTGAATATCGGATTATCGAAGAGGATACCTATTCCATCGTGACTCGCGTGATCGAAGAGGGCAAAACCACCTGTGGTCTGTGCTCACGCCTGCGCCGTGGGATTTTGTACCGCGTGGCCGATGAACTCGGTGCGACGAAGATTGCGCTGGGTCATCACCGCGACGATATTCTGGAAACGCTGTTTTTGAATATGTTTTACGGTGGCAAACTCAAAGGTATGCCGCCGAAGTTGGTCTCAGACGATGGCAAGCATATGGTGATTCGCCCGCTGGCCTACTGCCGCGAGAAAGACATTGAAAAATACACCGCCGCGCGTGGCTTCCCGATTATTCCTTGTAATTTATGCGGTTCGCAGCCGAATTTGCAGCGTCAAGTGATTGGCGATATGTTGAAAGATTGGGATAAACGTTTTCCTGGTCGTTTGGAAACGATGTTTACGGCGATGTGTAATGTCGTGCCATCGCATTTGGCCGATCCGAAACGTTATGATTTTGTGAATGCCAAAGCCGATGGCACGCCGCGTGCGGATGGTGATAAAGCGTTTGATAAAGAAACTTTTAGCGATCCAAGCCGGATTTCCATCCTAGCAAGCAAACCCGCTGGTGTTACAGGCTGCGGGGGCGACGAATAA
- a CDS encoding NAD(P)/FAD-dependent oxidoreductase codes for MNKVMGGEMVERKVDVLIVGGGVGGLTLAQWLTGLGRSWLIVEQAAVLGGPLANSDYILKWIPGQAEISGRDYLAAMVAQIDAAHCARATQLSAVAVDADVGQGEFVCTLSHGDVIHAKKMVFACGATPFSPFPESARVIVGPGLQKIAHIAAGQRVAVLGGGDNAADHALILAEMGVAVTMLVRGQLRTSAALLQQIRQQPMILICTDCQELVLSTNATGVQVQGEHYDYAVVYFGYQASPQLQAFPVLKTAAGALRDGVFAIGDMTQPEFPNILLTQGQAAVVAKQIDAQLSQRAK; via the coding sequence ATGAATAAGGTGATGGGGGGCGAAATGGTTGAGCGTAAGGTCGATGTACTGATTGTCGGTGGCGGTGTCGGCGGGCTGACGTTGGCGCAATGGCTGACGGGCTTGGGTCGCAGTTGGCTGATTGTGGAACAAGCCGCCGTTTTGGGCGGGCCGCTGGCCAATAGTGACTACATCTTGAAATGGATTCCGGGGCAGGCCGAAATATCGGGGCGGGATTATCTGGCTGCGATGGTGGCGCAGATCGATGCGGCGCATTGTGCGCGGGCGACGCAATTGAGCGCAGTGGCTGTTGATGCAGATGTCGGTCAGGGTGAATTTGTCTGCACTTTAAGTCATGGCGATGTGATTCACGCCAAAAAAATGGTGTTTGCTTGCGGTGCTACGCCGTTTTCTCCTTTTCCAGAATCGGCGCGAGTGATTGTTGGCCCAGGCTTGCAAAAAATTGCTCATATCGCCGCTGGGCAACGCGTGGCGGTGCTAGGCGGAGGCGACAATGCTGCCGATCATGCGCTGATTTTAGCCGAAATGGGTGTGGCCGTGACGATGTTGGTGCGCGGGCAGTTGCGAACATCAGCGGCGCTGCTGCAGCAAATTCGGCAACAGCCGATGATTTTGATTTGCACCGACTGCCAAGAGTTAGTGCTGTCGACCAACGCCACTGGCGTACAGGTGCAAGGCGAGCACTACGATTACGCTGTCGTTTATTTTGGCTATCAAGCATCACCGCAATTGCAGGCTTTTCCAGTGCTTAAGACTGCTGCAGGCGCACTGCGTGACGGTGTGTTTGCGATTGGCGATATGACGCAACCCGAATTCCCCAATATTTTGCTGACCCAAGGCCAAGCAGCGGTGGTAGCGAAGCAAATCGACGCTCAGCTATCGCAGCGGGCTAAATGA
- a CDS encoding sensor histidine kinase, whose amino-acid sequence MPNSLRTSNEHLWQSLSLFNLFRLLIVIGLMAGAYLLSGGSFLERDHFWASILVLAGYTLCGFVFIFTIARRWPRFDIQLSIQVTIDVAFIVTLMHLGGGIKSGFGILLLPYLAAAGLIARGRMTMFHAAVASLALLGELVWSVLNTDAGDTIPMSTVFLCIASFAVAWLAYRLSRYAEENRELAEQRSVDIANLGQLNARILQDVSDGVLVVDAQNLIQQFNEQAVRFTGLRPDLASPIAADLPELAGPLARWREFPEMGSSELIQTAGGRNTLRARFVSLTCDSMGNVLIYLEDMARLRRESQQLKLAALGRLTANLAHEIRNPLGAISHAAELMREEAADDPLLQKLTRIINDNSQRLERMVKDVLELNRRDRVKRIDVHLAEWLNNFAEEFVQQEKIPIKLAISCEPQVVVRFDPGHLHQVLWNLARNGWRYCTQRDGSLQLRVEPFRDGWVLNVINDGPPVPADAQTQLFEPFFTTESKGTGLGLYIAREICAANAALLEYHSPLAGGACFRILFGYTDGEKI is encoded by the coding sequence ATGCCGAATTCTTTGCGCACGTCCAACGAACACCTTTGGCAGTCTCTTTCACTCTTTAATTTATTTCGTCTATTGATCGTCATCGGTTTGATGGCGGGGGCATATCTGCTCTCAGGTGGTAGCTTTTTAGAGCGAGACCATTTTTGGGCGTCGATTTTGGTGTTGGCGGGCTATACGCTGTGTGGTTTTGTGTTTATTTTTACAATTGCACGGCGCTGGCCTCGCTTTGATATTCAGTTGTCGATTCAAGTGACCATCGATGTCGCATTTATTGTGACCTTGATGCATTTGGGTGGCGGGATTAAAAGTGGCTTTGGGATTTTGTTGTTACCGTATTTGGCTGCGGCGGGTTTAATTGCCCGCGGTCGAATGACGATGTTTCATGCCGCTGTTGCGAGCTTGGCGCTGTTGGGTGAGTTGGTGTGGAGCGTGCTTAATACCGATGCGGGCGATACGATACCGATGTCGACCGTATTTCTTTGTATCGCTTCATTTGCGGTGGCTTGGCTGGCATACCGCCTATCACGCTACGCTGAAGAAAACCGCGAACTGGCCGAACAGCGTAGTGTCGATATCGCTAATTTGGGGCAGCTTAATGCACGGATTTTGCAGGATGTTTCCGATGGCGTTTTGGTGGTCGATGCACAAAATTTGATTCAGCAATTTAATGAACAAGCCGTTCGTTTTACGGGTTTACGGCCTGATTTGGCGAGCCCCATCGCTGCCGATCTGCCTGAATTGGCTGGGCCTTTAGCGCGGTGGCGCGAGTTTCCCGAGATGGGCAGTAGTGAATTGATTCAAACTGCGGGCGGGCGCAACACGCTGCGGGCTAGGTTTGTGTCTTTGACTTGTGACTCGATGGGTAATGTCTTGATTTATCTTGAAGACATGGCGCGTTTACGGCGTGAGTCGCAACAATTGAAGTTGGCGGCATTGGGCCGATTGACCGCTAATCTGGCGCATGAAATTCGTAATCCGCTAGGAGCAATTAGTCATGCCGCTGAATTGATGCGTGAAGAGGCGGCTGACGATCCTTTGCTGCAAAAACTCACACGGATTATCAACGATAATAGTCAGCGCCTAGAGCGGATGGTCAAGGATGTACTTGAGCTAAATCGTCGAGATCGGGTCAAGCGCATCGATGTGCATTTGGCCGAATGGCTTAATAATTTTGCCGAAGAATTCGTGCAGCAAGAAAAAATACCGATTAAGTTGGCGATTTCATGTGAGCCGCAGGTCGTGGTGCGCTTTGACCCTGGGCATTTACACCAAGTATTGTGGAATTTGGCGCGTAATGGTTGGCGGTATTGCACGCAGCGCGATGGTAGTTTGCAACTACGGGTTGAGCCTTTTCGCGATGGCTGGGTACTCAATGTAATTAATGATGGCCCGCCGGTGCCAGCTGACGCGCAAACGCAATTGTTTGAGCCCTTTTTTACGACCGAAAGTAAAGGCACGGGCTTAGGGCTATATATCGCTCGGGAAATTTGCGCGGCCAATGCCGCTTTGCTTGAATATCATTCTCCACTAGCGGGTGGTGCCTGCTTCCGCATTCTATTTGGATATACTGATGGCGAAAAAATCTAA
- a CDS encoding lysophospholipid acyltransferase family protein, with product MHKVSYLTRISRLIQFVLHVIHGMWVVRFRFPHMSEQAKLQKTQTWSQQLARKLGLRVHVFGAATPLHPANCILIANHISWFDIFAINSITVARFVARADVQHWPVIGMLCKGAGTVFIDREKVRDAQRVNTSISTALNNQECIAFFPEGTTSNGQEIRPFKASLIQSAFETNATIQPIYLRYTNGQGEYSTDAAYIDDMSITDSLWLIATSRQLNIEIHFLEQLTPEGHDRRTLNKEVEAMIRAKHESLQGIAKLPQQGAARNIDEAVASTS from the coding sequence GTGCACAAAGTTTCATATCTGACTCGAATCAGCCGCCTCATCCAATTTGTATTACACGTGATCCACGGCATGTGGGTGGTACGGTTTCGCTTCCCCCACATGAGCGAGCAAGCCAAGCTACAAAAAACACAAACTTGGTCACAACAACTAGCCCGCAAGCTCGGCCTGCGCGTCCACGTATTTGGCGCTGCGACGCCACTACATCCGGCCAATTGCATTCTGATTGCCAATCACATCTCATGGTTTGATATTTTTGCCATCAACAGCATCACCGTAGCCCGCTTTGTCGCCCGCGCCGATGTGCAACACTGGCCGGTGATTGGCATGCTGTGCAAAGGTGCCGGCACCGTCTTTATCGACCGCGAAAAGGTACGCGACGCGCAGCGCGTCAACACCAGCATCAGCACCGCACTCAATAATCAAGAATGCATCGCCTTTTTCCCCGAAGGCACCACCAGCAACGGCCAAGAAATCCGCCCATTCAAAGCTTCGCTAATCCAAAGCGCGTTTGAAACCAACGCAACAATTCAGCCAATTTATCTGCGTTACACCAATGGACAAGGCGAATATTCAACCGATGCCGCCTATATCGACGATATGAGCATCACTGATTCACTCTGGCTCATCGCCACTTCGCGCCAGCTCAACATCGAAATTCACTTTTTAGAGCAATTGACGCCTGAAGGGCACGATAGACGCACCTTGAATAAAGAAGTGGAAGCGATGATTCGGGCAAAACATGAGAGTCTGCAGGGGATTGCGAAGTTGCCGCAGCAAGGTGCTGCGCGGAATATTGACGAGGCGGTCGCCTCAACGAGTTGA
- a CDS encoding YbaN family protein: MWIFAGMVALALGVIGVIVPGLPTTPFVLLAATCFAKGSPALHQWLLAHRYCGPMIRDWEQNRSLPLRIKVLAISLMLLMTSLSIWHFAGQPVFQLSLAALALIGAVVVLRIPTRSAT; the protein is encoded by the coding sequence ATGTGGATTTTCGCCGGTATGGTGGCACTGGCCTTGGGCGTGATCGGGGTGATCGTCCCAGGTTTGCCGACCACGCCGTTTGTGTTGTTGGCGGCAACGTGTTTTGCCAAGGGCTCACCTGCTTTGCACCAATGGCTATTGGCGCATCGCTATTGCGGACCGATGATTCGCGATTGGGAGCAAAATCGCTCTTTGCCACTGCGGATTAAAGTGCTGGCAATTAGTTTGATGTTGCTGATGACCAGTCTGTCGATCTGGCATTTTGCCGGGCAACCCGTATTCCAACTGAGCTTAGCCGCACTCGCGCTGATTGGTGCAGTGGTGGTACTCAGAATCCCAACTCGCAGTGCGACTTAG
- a CDS encoding class I SAM-dependent methyltransferase codes for MTPQQVQLPAPSAEALIASQTLCQHIAEHIDAAGGWISFADYMRQAMYTPGLGYYSGGATKFGGAGDFVTAPEISPLFGGSVAATVTHVLAETGGAVLEIGAGTGQLAAQILAELERRNALPEHYAILELSGQLRERQRQTLHTLVPHLVAKVQWLDQLPTDFIGVMLGNEVLDAMPCELVQYSSGNGSNGEWQQRGVTVSQNGFAMSNRPISDLALAAACAPLPRIPLYTSEIHLEAQGFIAALAQSLHRGMILLFDYGFPQQEYYHPERSMGTLIGHYRHHTIHDPFFYPGLTDITCHVDFSAMYTAADINDLCLDGYTSQASFLLDAGILNLAEQLPTESIDYMKTAAAIQKLTTSAEMGEIFKVIAFSKGLTGDTAPGLRGRDRSGEL; via the coding sequence ATGACGCCACAACAAGTCCAACTGCCCGCCCCTTCTGCCGAGGCCCTGATCGCCAGCCAAACGCTCTGCCAGCACATCGCCGAGCACATTGATGCAGCGGGCGGCTGGATTTCGTTTGCCGACTATATGCGCCAAGCGATGTACACGCCGGGGCTGGGCTATTACAGCGGCGGCGCAACCAAATTTGGCGGTGCGGGCGATTTTGTCACCGCACCAGAAATCTCGCCACTGTTTGGCGGCAGCGTGGCCGCGACCGTGACACATGTACTCGCAGAAACGGGCGGTGCGGTACTCGAAATTGGCGCGGGCACAGGGCAACTCGCGGCACAGATTTTAGCTGAACTAGAGCGGCGCAACGCGCTGCCAGAACACTATGCCATTTTGGAGCTATCCGGCCAGTTGCGCGAGCGGCAACGCCAGACTTTGCACACTTTAGTGCCGCATTTAGTCGCCAAAGTACAATGGCTAGACCAATTACCGACTGATTTTATCGGCGTGATGCTCGGCAACGAAGTGCTCGACGCAATGCCGTGCGAACTGGTGCAGTACTCTTCTGGAAATGGTTCGAATGGAGAATGGCAACAACGCGGAGTGACCGTTAGCCAAAATGGTTTTGCGATGAGCAACCGCCCCATCAGCGATCTGGCGCTCGCCGCCGCCTGCGCACCGCTACCGCGCATCCCGCTCTACACCAGCGAGATCCATCTAGAAGCACAAGGTTTTATCGCCGCGCTGGCGCAAAGCCTGCATCGCGGCATGATTTTATTATTCGACTATGGCTTCCCACAGCAAGAGTATTACCACCCCGAGCGCAGCATGGGTACGCTGATCGGCCACTATCGCCACCATACCATCCACGACCCCTTCTTTTATCCCGGCCTCACCGACATCACTTGCCATGTGGATTTTTCAGCGATGTATACCGCTGCAGACATTAATGATCTTTGCCTAGACGGCTATACATCCCAAGCCAGTTTCTTGCTCGATGCAGGTATTTTGAATTTAGCCGAACAACTGCCAACTGAAAGCATTGATTACATGAAAACCGCCGCAGCGATTCAAAAGCTCACCACCAGTGCTGAAATGGGCGAAATTTTCAAAGTGATTGCGTTTTCCAAAGGGCTCACTGGCGACACCGCACCCGGCTTGCGCGGACGAGATCGTTCGGGCGAATTGTAA
- a CDS encoding sigma-54-dependent transcriptional regulator: MAKKSKALPRVLVVDDEVDLAELLELTLLKMGLDVEKAHGVIAAKALIDSQHFDLCLSDMRMPDGEGLDLVRHIQAKGLDLPIAVITAYGSTENAVAALKAGAFDYLAKPVALEQLRALVKSALKIDATPAVKAARRDRPLLGDSVALQQVLVLIEKLARNQAPVYVTGESGSGKERAARAIHASSNRAEKPFVAVNCGAIPENLMESEFFGYRKGAFTGAMDDREGFFQAANGGTLFLDEVADLPLAMQVKLLRAIQERKVRQVGGVNEVDVDVRIISATHQNLARCVESGKFRQDLYYRLNVIELKMPALREMGDDVLTIAQFLVEDIAARQGMPVMKFTAAAKKALCRYDFPGNVRELENILERAVALADGTEIDSDDLQLQQSQCDKAEAVAANLGDTYPLQDYLDRVEKAAIVAALDKTGFNRTQAAKLLGVTFRSLRYRLERLGIVEG, from the coding sequence ATGGCGAAAAAATCTAAAGCATTACCGCGTGTCTTGGTCGTTGACGACGAAGTGGATTTGGCCGAGTTGCTGGAGCTGACTCTGCTCAAAATGGGTTTGGACGTGGAAAAAGCCCATGGCGTGATCGCGGCCAAAGCACTGATCGACAGCCAGCATTTTGACTTGTGCTTATCTGATATGCGCATGCCCGATGGGGAGGGCCTCGATTTGGTGCGCCATATTCAGGCTAAAGGCTTGGATTTACCGATTGCGGTGATTACCGCTTACGGCAGTACTGAAAATGCGGTGGCGGCACTCAAAGCGGGTGCGTTTGATTATTTGGCTAAGCCCGTTGCCTTGGAGCAATTGCGTGCGTTGGTCAAATCGGCGCTTAAAATCGACGCCACGCCAGCGGTGAAAGCGGCGCGGCGTGATCGACCTTTGCTGGGTGATTCGGTTGCGCTGCAACAGGTTTTGGTCTTGATAGAGAAATTGGCGCGCAATCAAGCGCCGGTCTATGTGACGGGCGAATCTGGCTCAGGGAAAGAGCGGGCAGCGCGCGCGATTCATGCAAGCTCAAATCGGGCCGAAAAGCCTTTTGTTGCGGTTAATTGCGGTGCAATTCCTGAAAATCTGATGGAAAGCGAGTTTTTTGGTTATCGCAAAGGCGCTTTTACCGGCGCGATGGACGATAGAGAAGGCTTTTTTCAGGCCGCCAACGGCGGAACTTTGTTTTTAGATGAAGTTGCCGATTTGCCATTGGCTATGCAGGTCAAGTTACTTCGTGCGATTCAAGAGCGCAAGGTGCGCCAAGTAGGTGGTGTGAATGAGGTTGATGTGGACGTACGGATTATCTCGGCCACCCATCAAAATTTGGCGCGTTGCGTAGAAAGTGGCAAGTTTCGCCAAGATTTGTACTACCGCTTGAATGTCATCGAGCTAAAAATGCCCGCCTTGCGTGAAATGGGCGACGATGTACTGACGATAGCGCAATTTCTGGTTGAAGACATCGCTGCGCGGCAAGGTATGCCGGTGATGAAATTTACCGCTGCGGCGAAGAAAGCACTCTGCCGCTATGACTTTCCTGGCAATGTTCGAGAGTTGGAAAACATACTTGAGCGGGCGGTGGCCTTGGCCGACGGGACTGAAATTGATAGTGATGATTTGCAACTGCAGCAAAGCCAGTGCGACAAGGCTGAGGCGGTTGCGGCCAATTTGGGCGATACTTATCCGCTGCAAGATTATTTGGATCGCGTCGAAAAAGCGGCCATTGTCGCTGCGCTAGATAAAACAGGTTTTAATCGCACGCAAGCGGCAAAACTGTTAGGCGTTACTTTCCGTAGCTTGCGCTATCGTCTTGAGCGCTTAGGGATTGTTGAGGGTTGA